A part of Candidatus Alcyoniella australis genomic DNA contains:
- a CDS encoding tetratricopeptide repeat protein yields MYQQDQKSLLRKADELIDNRDYDRALSILGDLGSNGLEPEIDIEVRFLTGSAYYERGDYDDALPHLQAVAAGPPEHPDRPEALLLLGYIAIFKAFDADEEGDSEGFTANIRRALPHFKTFETEYPDRPDISEAYGRIGQCHLELDNLRTAIDYYWRAKENCGEDELVGFYLRKLGTIYQDLEEYDTAQELLTQSLQHPDTPNGRGQALSNLGRIALFVDDDPELAMKLFSEALELFDSQAEDYVSASHDHALYGMGEVLLDAGEVDTARYYFERVIVMDNPHTGNAELAAEALLETTTTRH; encoded by the coding sequence ATGTACCAACAAGACCAGAAAAGTCTGCTGCGCAAGGCCGACGAGCTGATCGACAACCGCGACTATGATCGCGCGTTGTCGATCCTCGGCGATTTGGGCAGTAATGGGCTCGAGCCCGAGATCGACATCGAGGTGCGCTTCCTCACCGGCAGCGCCTACTACGAGCGCGGCGACTACGACGATGCTCTGCCTCACCTGCAGGCCGTGGCCGCAGGCCCCCCGGAGCATCCCGATCGGCCCGAGGCCCTGCTGCTGCTGGGCTACATCGCGATTTTCAAGGCCTTCGACGCTGACGAGGAGGGCGACAGCGAGGGATTCACGGCCAACATCCGCCGGGCGCTGCCGCACTTCAAGACCTTCGAGACCGAATACCCCGACCGGCCGGACATCTCCGAGGCCTACGGCCGCATCGGCCAATGCCACCTGGAGCTGGACAATCTGCGCACGGCCATCGACTACTACTGGCGCGCCAAGGAGAACTGTGGGGAGGACGAGCTGGTCGGCTTCTACCTGCGTAAGCTCGGCACGATCTACCAGGACCTCGAGGAGTACGACACTGCGCAGGAACTGCTGACCCAGTCGCTGCAACACCCCGACACGCCCAACGGTCGCGGCCAGGCGCTGTCCAACCTGGGCCGCATCGCGCTGTTCGTGGACGACGACCCCGAGCTGGCGATGAAACTTTTTAGCGAGGCGCTCGAGCTGTTCGACTCCCAGGCCGAGGATTACGTATCGGCCAGCCACGACCACGCGCTGTACGGCATGGGCGAGGTGCTGCTCGACGCGGGCGAGGTCGATACCGCGCGCTACTACTTCGAGCGGGTGATCGTGATGGACAATCCCCACACCGGCAACGCCGAGCTGGCGGCCGAGGCCCTGCTCGAGACCACCACCACCAGACACTGA